The following are from one region of the Verrucomicrobiaceae bacterium genome:
- a CDS encoding efflux RND transporter periplasmic adaptor subunit, with protein MSDSSPALWLRSLVFLIISGAVGAGGWYFFQQQKIAAEAPKAAAKAKGAQNITTAKVTRESYALDLIAVGTVQADESIELSSNVTETVTALHFEDGQQVKKGTLLVELSAAEEQAALSAAKSQLTEHEREITRLQSLVKDGAAPEARLEERRTLADVAKQNIREAEARLADRHIVAPFDGWLGLRRISVGALVSPGSVIVSLDKIDVVKIDFQVPETYLGMIKAGTPILARVELAHDKPFKGKLTQLDSRIDPVTRAVAARAEVPNEGLVLKPGMLVTAILSVEPRVSLSVPERSLVPVGEKAFVFVVDGEKAKRVAVQTGRRKPGFIEILRGITENQLVVADGLVGLQDGMSVTVKGEFTGPVKAFNPEEMAAPRN; from the coding sequence ATGTCTGATTCCTCTCCTGCGCTGTGGTTGCGCTCCCTTGTTTTTCTGATCATCTCTGGCGCGGTGGGTGCTGGTGGGTGGTATTTTTTCCAGCAGCAAAAAATCGCCGCAGAGGCTCCCAAGGCCGCCGCGAAAGCCAAAGGGGCGCAGAACATCACCACGGCCAAGGTGACTCGCGAGAGCTACGCACTCGATCTCATCGCGGTGGGCACGGTGCAGGCAGATGAGTCCATCGAGCTCAGCTCGAACGTCACGGAGACGGTCACTGCGCTGCACTTTGAGGACGGTCAGCAGGTGAAAAAAGGCACCCTGCTCGTCGAGCTCAGTGCCGCAGAGGAGCAGGCCGCGCTCTCTGCCGCGAAATCCCAACTCACGGAGCACGAGCGTGAGATCACACGCCTCCAGAGTCTGGTCAAAGATGGTGCCGCACCAGAGGCGCGGCTGGAGGAGCGCCGTACTCTGGCTGATGTGGCCAAGCAAAACATCCGCGAGGCCGAGGCGCGGCTAGCGGATCGTCACATCGTGGCTCCGTTTGATGGCTGGCTGGGGCTGCGGCGCATCAGCGTGGGGGCGCTGGTATCTCCCGGCTCGGTGATCGTATCGCTCGATAAGATCGACGTGGTGAAGATCGACTTCCAGGTGCCAGAGACGTATCTAGGCATGATCAAAGCGGGCACCCCCATCCTGGCACGCGTCGAGTTAGCGCATGACAAGCCTTTCAAAGGGAAACTCACGCAGCTCGACTCCCGTATCGATCCGGTGACGCGAGCCGTGGCCGCGCGGGCGGAGGTGCCGAATGAGGGGCTCGTGCTGAAGCCTGGGATGCTCGTCACGGCGATATTGAGCGTGGAGCCACGCGTCTCGCTATCGGTCCCAGAGCGCTCTCTCGTGCCCGTGGGGGAAAAGGCCTTCGTCTTCGTCGTTGATGGTGAAAAAGCAAAGCGCGTGGCGGTGCAGACGGGACGTAGGAAGCCCGGCTTCATCGAAATCCTCCGTGGCATCACGGAGAATCAACTCGTCGTAGCGGATGGGCTCGTCGGTCTCCAGGATGGCATGAGCGTGACGGTCAAAGGCGAGTTCACAGGGCCGGTGAAGGCCTTTAATCCTGAAGAGATGGCCGCGCCGAGGAACTAA
- a CDS encoding FHA domain-containing protein, whose translation MSAESRLTLATSQGSLALPCPLGANLIFGSSPDCAAIFEGPGIQPRHFMVRRVGVRRFHISSSTRNMPCVVNGVSSIDMEADTPFRLTLGGEEIVFALEDDELPQLSSGQPLSQRRRGYLLGAPAPARPRPASVSMQTEEPAQEPEDSTPAAASVPYLPPPPPLVKATAPPSRKFSTEDKEPEGGEITLTGILILILLTIVGTSLFIYLNTSDEDIIETPIIPVSKDVSSEPKAPAPPPAQPASAQK comes from the coding sequence ATGTCCGCCGAATCACGCTTAACTCTCGCCACGTCACAGGGCAGCCTCGCGCTGCCGTGCCCGCTGGGTGCGAATCTGATCTTCGGCAGCTCTCCAGACTGCGCAGCTATTTTTGAGGGACCTGGCATCCAGCCACGGCATTTCATGGTGCGGCGTGTCGGCGTGCGGCGCTTTCACATCAGCTCCAGCACGCGAAACATGCCCTGCGTGGTCAATGGCGTCTCCTCCATCGACATGGAGGCAGACACCCCCTTCCGCCTCACACTCGGTGGGGAGGAGATCGTCTTTGCGCTGGAGGATGATGAGCTCCCGCAGCTCTCCTCCGGGCAGCCTTTGAGCCAGCGCCGTCGCGGCTACCTGCTCGGTGCCCCAGCACCCGCCAGACCACGCCCTGCATCAGTCTCCATGCAGACAGAGGAGCCCGCACAGGAGCCTGAGGACTCCACCCCGGCAGCAGCCAGCGTGCCCTACCTACCACCGCCGCCGCCACTGGTCAAAGCCACCGCTCCTCCATCTAGAAAATTTTCCACCGAGGACAAAGAGCCAGAGGGTGGCGAGATCACCCTCACCGGCATCCTCATCCTCATTCTGCTCACCATCGTGGGCACATCCCTCTTCATCTATCTCAACACCTCTGACGAGGACATCATCGAGACACCCATCATCCCCGTCTCCAAGGATGTCTCCTCTGAGCCCAAGGCACCAGCACCGCCTCCAGCTCAACCGGCCTCAGCACAAAAGTAG
- a CDS encoding DUF1080 domain-containing protein codes for MSPLSPRHQHRLQLNRPQHKSSRFSAISCLERPSGSRTPSTTAMRTILLPLLLISSALAQPVTKKIDLLDVIRSGAVEHHVNPKADFHDDPKDIWTFAKDGNFNISGRGYGYVATKENYRDYHLVLEFKWGTKTWGVREKKAKDNGILLHAYGPHGAYSDTWMASIEAQIIEGGVGDILVLSPKLADGTELTTSLSAEFALDRDKEKIWKAGSPRQTVTKGRINWKGRDEDWSDTVGFRGKNDVENPSGDWNRLEVIAKGDTLQYFVNGAMVNEAFDCKPSEGKVLLQTEGAEMIVRRYELYPLGEFKEKWSAIQASGGSEIGAVRDGQSDALPLKKA; via the coding sequence ATGTCTCCTCTGAGCCCAAGGCACCAGCACCGCCTCCAGCTCAACCGGCCTCAGCACAAAAGTAGCCGTTTTAGCGCTATTTCGTGCCTCGAAAGGCCAAGTGGCAGCCGTACTCCCTCCACGACTGCTATGAGAACCATCCTCCTTCCCCTTCTCTTGATCTCCTCCGCTCTGGCTCAGCCAGTGACGAAAAAGATCGACCTCCTCGACGTCATCCGCTCCGGCGCAGTGGAGCACCACGTCAATCCGAAGGCCGATTTCCACGATGACCCGAAGGACATCTGGACCTTTGCCAAAGACGGCAACTTCAACATCTCCGGCCGCGGCTACGGCTATGTCGCCACGAAGGAAAACTACCGCGACTACCACCTCGTGCTCGAATTCAAATGGGGCACCAAGACCTGGGGCGTGCGTGAAAAGAAGGCGAAGGACAACGGCATCCTCCTCCACGCCTACGGTCCACATGGAGCCTACAGCGACACCTGGATGGCCAGCATTGAGGCGCAGATCATCGAGGGCGGCGTGGGCGACATTTTGGTGCTCTCTCCAAAGCTCGCCGATGGCACCGAGCTGACCACCAGCCTCTCTGCCGAGTTCGCACTCGACCGCGATAAGGAGAAAATCTGGAAAGCAGGCTCACCACGCCAAACCGTGACCAAAGGCCGCATCAACTGGAAAGGCCGCGATGAGGACTGGAGCGATACCGTGGGCTTCCGTGGCAAAAACGACGTCGAAAACCCCTCCGGCGACTGGAACCGCCTCGAAGTCATCGCCAAAGGCGACACGCTGCAATACTTCGTCAACGGAGCGATGGTCAATGAGGCCTTCGACTGCAAACCGAGCGAAGGCAAAGTGCTGCTGCAAACCGAAGGCGCGGAGATGATCGTCCGCCGCTACGAGCTGTATCCGCTCGGTGAGTTCAAAGAAAAATGGTCCGCCATCCAGGCCAGCGGCGGCAGCGAAATCGGTGCCGTGCGTGATGGCCAGAGCGATGCCCTTCCCCTGAAGAAAGCATGA
- a CDS encoding sulfatase-like hydrolase/transferase has protein sequence MRLLSLLFWLLAPCSLLHAAAGAPNIIIHFIDDLGYGDIGPFGAVKQKTPHLDRMAREGMKLTSFYAAPVCSVSRAQIMTGCYGARVSVPGVYPPGSKNGLHPQEHTIADRLKPLGYATQCIGKWHLGDQPAFLPTKQGFDHYLGIPYSNDMLKTASVDGRRVVPLVRDDQVERLLDEADQDRIEEIYTDEAVKFIRSTQATKNEEPGTKNTAQPFFLYFPHTAVHTPIHPGKAFQGSSQNGRFGDWVQEVDASIGRVFDTLRELQLDTNTLVIFTSDNGPWLIKGPDGGSAGPLRGGKGSTWEGGVRVPTLAWWPGKIAPGSVSDAVAGTIDVLPTCLKIAGAEVPAQPVIDGRDLSPLLFGQSKDSPREAHYYFSSYNLQAVRQGPWKLALTTQKETMGKEAADDAKKNPRLYLLDQDIGEKTNLAAQHPDIVAKLTALAEKMTTEIGGDEPKSRRPPGEAENPVTLYPTSDKPKAKNSPKASAKPADLSKLQPGDKLDADKAPQIADKPFTLTCELTTAQRDAILIAHGGASTGYALHLSGGKLIWAIRHGKTLTTAQTDYPSDNHPHSITATLAKKGQLTLQLDQNKPITATSPGLIRSQPKEDFCLGHDNKVPVASYTAKGKFEGGIVEIKLVLKL, from the coding sequence ATGCGCCTCCTCTCCCTCCTCTTCTGGCTCCTTGCCCCATGCTCCCTGCTCCATGCCGCCGCAGGCGCTCCGAACATCATCATCCACTTCATCGACGACCTCGGCTACGGCGACATTGGTCCCTTTGGCGCGGTGAAGCAAAAAACGCCGCACCTCGACCGCATGGCGCGGGAGGGCATGAAGCTCACATCGTTTTACGCCGCGCCGGTGTGCAGCGTGTCGCGGGCGCAGATCATGACCGGATGCTATGGCGCACGCGTTTCCGTGCCCGGCGTGTATCCGCCCGGCAGCAAAAACGGGCTGCATCCGCAGGAGCACACCATCGCGGACCGCTTGAAGCCGCTGGGCTATGCCACGCAGTGCATCGGCAAATGGCACCTCGGCGACCAACCGGCGTTTTTGCCGACGAAGCAGGGCTTTGATCACTACCTCGGCATCCCGTATTCCAATGACATGCTCAAAACGGCGAGCGTGGACGGTCGCCGCGTCGTGCCGCTCGTGCGCGATGATCAGGTGGAGCGCCTGCTCGATGAAGCGGACCAGGATCGCATCGAGGAAATCTACACCGACGAGGCCGTGAAGTTCATCCGCAGCACCCAAGCAACGAAGAACGAAGAACCAGGCACCAAGAACACGGCGCAGCCGTTCTTCCTCTACTTCCCGCACACCGCCGTGCACACGCCCATCCATCCCGGCAAGGCCTTCCAAGGCAGCTCACAAAACGGCCGCTTTGGCGATTGGGTGCAGGAAGTCGATGCCAGCATCGGTCGCGTGTTCGACACGCTGCGCGAGCTGCAGCTCGACACGAACACGCTCGTCATCTTCACCAGCGACAACGGCCCCTGGCTCATCAAAGGCCCCGATGGCGGCAGCGCCGGTCCCTTGCGCGGCGGCAAAGGCAGCACCTGGGAAGGCGGCGTGCGCGTCCCCACGCTCGCGTGGTGGCCCGGCAAGATCGCACCCGGCAGCGTGAGCGATGCCGTCGCCGGCACCATCGACGTGCTGCCCACCTGCCTGAAAATCGCTGGAGCCGAGGTGCCCGCGCAGCCCGTGATTGACGGCCGCGATCTCTCCCCGCTGCTCTTTGGCCAAAGCAAAGACTCCCCACGCGAGGCGCACTACTACTTCTCCAGCTACAACCTCCAAGCAGTGCGCCAAGGCCCGTGGAAGCTCGCGCTCACCACGCAAAAAGAAACCATGGGCAAAGAAGCCGCCGACGATGCGAAAAAGAACCCGCGCCTCTACCTCCTCGATCAAGACATCGGCGAAAAGACCAACCTCGCCGCCCAGCACCCCGACATCGTCGCCAAGCTCACCGCCCTCGCCGAAAAGATGACCACCGAGATCGGCGGCGACGAACCCAAATCCCGCCGTCCGCCCGGCGAGGCCGAAAATCCCGTCACCCTCTATCCCACGAGCGACAAACCGAAGGCCAAAAACTCACCCAAAGCCTCTGCCAAGCCCGCCGACCTCTCCAAGCTCCAACCCGGCGACAAACTCGACGCCGACAAAGCCCCGCAAATCGCCGACAAGCCCTTCACCCTCACCTGCGAGCTCACCACCGCACAGCGCGATGCCATCCTCATCGCCCACGGCGGCGCCAGCACCGGCTACGCGCTCCATCTCAGCGGCGGCAAGCTCATCTGGGCCATCCGCCACGGCAAAACCCTCACCACCGCCCAAACCGACTACCCCTCCGACAACCATCCGCACAGCATCACCGCCACCCTCGCCAAAAAAGGCCAACTCACCCTCCAGCTCGATCAAAACAAGCCCATCACTGCCACCAGCCCCGGCCTCATCCGCTCGCAGCCCAAAGAAGACTTCTGCCTCGGCCACGACAACAAAGTGCCCGTGGCGAGTTACACAGCGAAGGGGAAGTTTGAGGGGGGGATTGTCGAAATAAAGCTTGTTCTAAAACTTTAA
- a CDS encoding c-type cytochrome, whose protein sequence is MKRIQLDGEYEVQLVAAEPLVLDPVECTWDEKGRLFVADMRDYPFGPPNPGDPWLSRIQLLTDEDGDGRMDKAVTFADHMDNVQGLLPYDGGIIATTRSQITFLKDTDGDNKADLIKPLIRGFNPRHSQLQVSAPRWGPDGCVHFNNGLDTREIYPVEKIEDRREKIEKPDAATKSKTPSSHLSPLSSSVNVAGSNFKWNPKTGEITPTGGKGQYGGAFDDYGHHFYCSNRNPLMFTVMPYEAMLRNPHAGITQVHEDIATPGAETRVYPLQITHTTADAHAGTNTACSGLGVYRGHLMPEFKNNVFVPDPSGQLVTRYKVEPNGASLKATRVGDRTEFFRSSDEWCRPVNFTTGPDGAIYICDIYRRWIDHARFFPEEFVKTHDMRQGENHGRIWRVVPKGTRSDGVQPSQADGKMPSLPVLAEHPERALFLKIPTITDTKELAAIITKHADDPWMAKMVASASSKQMGRVLSQLGESFFTTFSENRSDTLRLFAAGSLADAEADDVKALLTLLQKQPGELLWWKPALLQGLAKLPKGHEDAAKEIAALQSKIDDIVADAKAPLDQRLAVLPLLASRKWTAVEPVMKNLLTSNQPTELTSAAVALLKKFSATSTAPLIYDLLPKAGPALKRDLVTILTSNGTTALELFKRMEKGEFPTAWVDVEKRWSYQRGKGEMADLAKKLFGEANSNRAAVVTAYLDAAKKPGDAKKGQQIFATICITCHKHGTMGVDVGPPLSDVKVKPPEGLLADILDPNRMFEARWSAYAIETKDGRTLSGLIQSENSDTIVLAMMGGAKETLPRSAIKDMKSLDRTLMPEGLEAAITQEQMSDLIAFLLGK, encoded by the coding sequence ATGAAGCGCATCCAGCTCGATGGCGAATACGAGGTCCAACTCGTCGCCGCCGAGCCCCTCGTGCTCGATCCCGTCGAATGCACCTGGGATGAAAAAGGCCGCCTCTTCGTGGCCGACATGCGTGACTACCCATTCGGCCCGCCGAATCCCGGCGATCCCTGGCTTTCCCGCATCCAACTCCTCACCGATGAGGACGGCGATGGCCGCATGGACAAGGCTGTCACCTTTGCCGACCACATGGACAACGTGCAAGGACTCCTCCCCTACGACGGCGGCATCATCGCCACCACCCGCAGCCAGATCACCTTCCTCAAAGACACCGACGGCGACAACAAGGCCGATCTCATCAAGCCCCTCATCCGTGGCTTCAATCCCAGGCACAGCCAGCTCCAGGTCAGCGCCCCGCGTTGGGGCCCCGATGGGTGTGTACACTTCAACAATGGCTTGGACACTCGGGAGATCTATCCGGTGGAGAAGATAGAGGATAGAAGAGAGAAGATAGAAAAGCCGGATGCGGCCACGAAGAGCAAAACTCCATCCTCTCACCTCTCTCCTCTATCCTCTTCCGTGAACGTCGCGGGCTCCAACTTCAAATGGAACCCCAAGACTGGCGAAATCACCCCCACTGGCGGCAAAGGCCAATACGGCGGCGCATTCGACGACTACGGTCACCATTTTTACTGCTCGAACCGTAACCCGCTCATGTTCACCGTCATGCCCTACGAGGCCATGCTGCGGAATCCGCACGCTGGCATCACGCAGGTGCATGAAGACATCGCCACGCCTGGCGCAGAGACCCGCGTCTATCCGCTGCAAATCACCCACACCACCGCCGATGCCCACGCCGGCACCAACACCGCGTGCAGCGGCCTCGGCGTCTATCGCGGCCACTTGATGCCCGAGTTCAAGAACAACGTCTTCGTCCCGGATCCCTCCGGCCAGCTCGTCACCCGCTACAAAGTCGAACCCAACGGAGCCTCGCTCAAAGCCACCCGCGTCGGCGACCGCACCGAGTTCTTCCGCAGCAGCGACGAATGGTGCCGCCCCGTGAACTTCACCACTGGTCCCGACGGTGCCATCTACATCTGCGACATCTACCGCCGCTGGATCGACCACGCCCGCTTCTTCCCCGAAGAGTTCGTCAAAACCCACGACATGCGCCAAGGCGAGAACCATGGCCGCATCTGGCGTGTGGTGCCGAAGGGAACAAGGAGTGATGGCGTCCAGCCATCACAAGCTGACGGCAAGATGCCGTCACTCCCAGTACTCGCCGAGCATCCCGAACGCGCCCTCTTCCTCAAAATCCCAACCATCACCGACACCAAGGAACTCGCCGCCATCATCACCAAACATGCCGACGATCCGTGGATGGCCAAGATGGTCGCTAGCGCCTCCAGCAAACAAATGGGCCGCGTGCTCAGCCAGCTCGGCGAAAGCTTCTTCACCACCTTCTCCGAAAATCGCAGCGACACCCTACGCCTCTTCGCCGCAGGCTCTCTCGCCGATGCAGAAGCCGATGATGTAAAAGCGCTGCTCACCCTTCTCCAAAAACAACCCGGCGAACTCCTCTGGTGGAAACCCGCCTTGCTCCAAGGACTCGCCAAGCTGCCCAAAGGCCATGAAGACGCCGCCAAGGAGATCGCCGCGCTACAATCCAAGATCGACGACATCGTCGCCGACGCGAAAGCACCGCTCGATCAGCGCCTCGCCGTGCTGCCGCTGCTGGCCTCACGCAAATGGACCGCCGTCGAGCCAGTGATGAAAAACCTACTCACCAGCAACCAGCCAACCGAGCTCACCAGCGCCGCCGTGGCCCTGCTGAAGAAATTCAGCGCCACCAGCACCGCGCCGCTCATTTACGACCTACTTCCCAAAGCCGGTCCTGCCCTCAAACGCGACCTCGTGACCATCCTCACCAGCAACGGCACCACCGCGCTCGAACTCTTCAAGCGCATGGAAAAAGGCGAGTTCCCCACCGCGTGGGTCGATGTCGAAAAACGCTGGAGCTACCAGCGCGGCAAAGGCGAAATGGCCGATCTCGCCAAAAAGCTCTTCGGCGAGGCGAATAGCAACCGCGCCGCCGTCGTCACCGCCTACCTCGACGCCGCCAAGAAGCCCGGCGACGCCAAAAAAGGCCAACAAATCTTCGCCACCATCTGCATCACCTGCCACAAGCACGGCACCATGGGCGTCGATGTCGGTCCACCGCTCTCCGACGTCAAAGTAAAGCCCCCAGAGGGCCTCCTGGCAGACATTCTCGACCCCAACCGCATGTTTGAAGCCCGCTGGAGCGCCTACGCCATCGAAACCAAAGATGGCCGCACCCTCAGTGGCCTCATCCAAAGCGAAAACAGCGACACCATCGTCCTCGCCATGATGGGCGGAGCCAAAGAAACCCTCCCCCGCAGCGCCATCAAAGACATGAAATCCCTCGACCGCACCCTCATGCCCGAAGGCCTCGAAGCCGCCATCACGCAGGAGCAGATGAGCGACTTGATCGCGTTCTTGCTCGGGAAGTAA
- a CDS encoding ATPase → MMSISCQKYAANFRHQIDMSTHEDGYIGRKDEREEFRRLLGKRIASLVTCQGRRRIGKSRFLAECAQEADHFLSFMGLPPREDMTRQVQLDAFADQLSKQTKAPKVPLDGWPTAFQLLASQLPASGTVVLLLDEISWMAAGDADFAGHLKTAWDTHFSKRQRLVVVLCGSVSSWIEENILNNTGFVGRCSWQFRLGPLSLPECVQFWGKRGTRISTAEKLRLLSVTGGVPRYLEEINPARTAEQNIADLCFNAAGMLFSEFDSIFHDIFTRKAETYREIVRTLVAGPRSVDQISAELGRARGGSLSASLTDLELAGFIARDIPFEPETGRSRPRDARFRLSDNYLRFYLKYVDPVKARITKGLLKNTALETLETLETLDAGDTIMGLQFENLVHANLDLLLAQIGLDRKLVLNAGPYVQKQTLRRKGCQIDLLIRTRRSLYVFEIKFRKRLAVSLVDEVREKVKRLKLPKGQSVRTGLIYCGELDPEIDGRDDFDFLVPAEKLLMGK, encoded by the coding sequence ATGATGTCGATTTCGTGCCAGAAGTATGCCGCCAATTTCAGGCACCAAATCGACATGAGCACTCACGAAGACGGCTACATCGGACGCAAGGACGAGCGGGAAGAGTTTCGCCGCCTGCTGGGAAAGAGGATCGCCTCACTCGTCACCTGCCAGGGGCGGCGGCGCATCGGGAAGAGCCGCTTCCTCGCGGAATGCGCTCAGGAGGCGGATCACTTCCTCAGCTTCATGGGGCTGCCTCCGCGTGAGGACATGACACGGCAGGTGCAGCTCGACGCCTTTGCGGATCAGCTCTCCAAACAAACCAAAGCACCCAAAGTGCCGCTCGATGGTTGGCCCACGGCGTTTCAGCTCCTCGCCAGTCAGCTCCCGGCCAGCGGCACAGTCGTTTTGCTGCTCGATGAGATTTCCTGGATGGCCGCAGGTGATGCCGACTTCGCTGGGCATCTCAAAACAGCCTGGGATACGCATTTCTCCAAGCGGCAGCGGCTTGTCGTCGTGCTGTGCGGCAGCGTGTCATCGTGGATAGAGGAGAACATCCTCAACAACACCGGATTCGTCGGGCGCTGCTCGTGGCAGTTCCGGCTGGGGCCGCTTTCACTGCCGGAGTGCGTGCAGTTTTGGGGCAAGCGCGGCACACGCATCAGCACAGCGGAAAAGCTGCGCTTGCTGTCTGTGACGGGCGGTGTGCCACGCTACCTGGAGGAGATCAATCCCGCCCGCACGGCGGAGCAAAACATCGCCGATCTGTGCTTCAACGCCGCAGGCATGCTCTTCAGTGAGTTCGACAGCATCTTCCACGACATCTTCACGCGGAAGGCGGAGACTTACCGCGAGATCGTGCGCACGCTCGTGGCTGGACCGCGCAGCGTGGATCAAATCAGCGCTGAACTCGGCCGCGCACGCGGCGGCAGCCTCAGCGCCTCGCTCACCGATCTGGAGCTGGCTGGTTTCATCGCTCGCGATATCCCGTTTGAGCCGGAAACCGGTCGCAGTCGGCCTCGCGATGCCCGTTTCCGCCTCTCGGACAATTACCTGCGCTTCTACTTAAAGTATGTCGATCCCGTGAAGGCCCGCATCACGAAGGGCCTGCTCAAAAACACCGCGCTGGAGACGCTGGAGACGCTGGAGACGCTGGACGCCGGGGACACCATCATGGGCCTGCAATTCGAAAACCTCGTCCACGCCAATCTCGACCTCCTGCTCGCCCAAATCGGCCTCGACAGGAAACTCGTGCTCAATGCCGGTCCCTATGTGCAAAAGCAGACCCTGCGTCGCAAAGGCTGCCAGATCGACCTTCTCATCCGCACCCGCCGCAGCCTCTACGTCTTCGAGATCAAATTCCGCAAACGCCTCGCCGTCAGTCTCGTCGATGAAGTGCGGGAGAAAGTGAAGCGCCTGAAACTCCCCAAAGGCCAGTCCGTCCGCACCGGCCTCATCTACTGCGGCGAACTCGACCCCGAGATCGATGGCCGCGATGATTTTGATTTTCTGGTGCCTGCGGAGAAGCTGCTGATGGGGAAGTAG
- a CDS encoding transposase, which yields MRFFDPNDDLLITQRKLPHWAQDGSVVFITWRTADSMPKDVLERWRADRNRWLDVHGIDPTQKGWKMRVQELPPDLMAEYHERFTTRWHEALDASHGACVLSQPEIADIVANSLLHFDGDRYEMLDFVIMPNHVHLLATFPDKAAMIVQCDSWKHFTARQINATLGLQGRFWQQDAFDHLVRHEGQFRRLRDYIAQNPVRAGLRADQARLWSKAK from the coding sequence ATGCGTTTCTTCGATCCGAACGACGATTTGCTCATCACCCAGCGCAAGCTGCCGCATTGGGCGCAGGACGGCTCCGTGGTCTTCATCACTTGGCGCACGGCTGACTCCATGCCGAAGGATGTTCTCGAACGCTGGCGGGCGGATCGCAATCGTTGGCTCGATGTCCACGGCATTGATCCCACCCAGAAAGGCTGGAAGATGCGGGTGCAGGAGCTGCCGCCCGATTTGATGGCTGAATACCATGAGCGCTTCACCACACGCTGGCATGAGGCGCTCGATGCCAGTCACGGTGCCTGCGTGCTCAGCCAGCCGGAAATCGCGGACATCGTCGCCAACAGCCTTCTTCACTTCGATGGAGATCGCTACGAGATGCTCGATTTCGTCATCATGCCGAACCACGTCCATCTGCTGGCCACTTTCCCTGACAAGGCCGCAATGATCGTGCAATGCGACTCCTGGAAGCACTTCACCGCTCGCCAGATCAATGCCACACTCGGCCTTCAAGGCCGCTTTTGGCAGCAAGACGCCTTTGATCACCTCGTGCGCCACGAAGGCCAATTTCGCCGCCTGCGTGACTACATCGCGCAAAACCCGGTCAGAGCCGGTCTCCGAGCCGACCAAGCGCGTCTTTGGAGCAAAGCAAAGTAG
- a CDS encoding DUF1080 domain-containing protein, which translates to MRQLILALLFTIAAAFSADEDFKPLFNGKDLTGWDGDPKLWKVENGIVIGTNPTPEAMANNSFLIWRGGTVKDFELRATVRVIGDNNSGIQYRSRELKDVAPWVITGYQCDIHPAIEHTGMTYEERGRGIFGLNGKNVLLDPDGALWQLSEHAPVKVDVSQWNEYVIIAQGNRLQHFINGQPTSELIDHHADKRTLEGLLAIQLHKGNPNRVEIKDLKLKVLPEAAMVPFEAAKLSTVQKIEKPKTSRPQGTGPVVPVKK; encoded by the coding sequence ATGCGCCAGCTCATCCTCGCCCTCCTCTTCACCATCGCCGCCGCCTTTTCAGCAGATGAAGACTTCAAACCACTCTTCAACGGCAAAGACCTCACCGGCTGGGACGGCGATCCCAAGCTCTGGAAAGTCGAAAACGGCATCGTCATCGGCACGAATCCCACGCCGGAGGCCATGGCGAACAACAGCTTCCTCATCTGGCGCGGCGGCACGGTGAAGGACTTCGAGCTTCGCGCCACCGTCCGCGTCATCGGCGATAACAACAGCGGCATCCAGTATCGCAGTCGCGAGCTGAAGGACGTGGCCCCGTGGGTCATCACCGGCTATCAGTGCGACATCCATCCCGCCATCGAGCACACCGGCATGACCTACGAGGAGCGCGGTCGCGGCATCTTCGGCCTCAACGGCAAAAACGTCCTCCTCGACCCCGATGGCGCCCTCTGGCAGCTCAGCGAGCACGCGCCCGTGAAGGTCGATGTGAGCCAGTGGAACGAATACGTCATCATCGCACAGGGAAACCGCCTCCAGCACTTCATCAACGGCCAGCCCACCTCCGAGCTCATCGACCACCACGCCGACAAACGCACCCTGGAAGGCCTCCTCGCCATCCAGCTCCACAAAGGCAACCCCAACCGCGTCGAAATCAAAGACCTGAAGCTCAAAGTGCTGCCCGAGGCTGCGATGGTGCCGTTTGAGGCTGCGAAACTCTCCACGGTGCAGAAGATCGAGAAACCGAAGACCAGCAGGCCGCAGGGCACGGGCCCGGTGGTGCCGGTGAAGAAGTGA